One Narcine bancroftii isolate sNarBan1 chromosome 3, sNarBan1.hap1, whole genome shotgun sequence DNA window includes the following coding sequences:
- the bbs12 gene encoding Bardet-Biedl syndrome 12 protein, translating into MQCGLLNRKSHLGLEQISAVAASGRTLLGFKKCYKFIVDDTTGETAVICSAFRLLENLQLDCPVGQLLNEAVQAQHKQYQSGTTTLLFLAGSWSKAVQNCIKQDIPIPDIITVIHEALENCFEVLKSYQISIDSILKSLCCKQNSITSKSCTMSFSTIHLDETVKGATQSSIQGSSIKNNENASSMRCFSSHIIAGVSLDQGRENSMHKQSKFKLKMSRHFAATASKPQEDMLLDLSSFQKDPFLSTTEYANFMTLALSLSHGNEQMMLLAVEAYRIQTQYFGVEAASCRILPELDVGMLVTYFFPGLPEYCSGVSPGFVAFISEEQSMIVKLLENLPLHTIFINGDLTAKYHHPGYSRASNITVVTETIKDVSQSLEEEWLDTAIDRLRAFHINLILVKGIASPYLMDKCMQEKMLIIQEVKDSVIQNFAKVMGAITVSYITQINENCVGTGAHLCFWKTKNTPNLEDRVAVQINTVKTAVLTIMLCSPLSCKLQTMEDQFWTCVCRLNHALRERRIFPGAGATELLCLRHLNQLISEAKNFVDAHHSSWFADTTTLYRSQILQSLADGLTEYLVAAMFNTGMYVTPLDALSEVQKCLHTDVALFPIISEMSRNSVNLAKTNMSDYIGLNEDFLNYKVHDNVTIKLEAWRRALNLVLLVLQADAEIITCSQAKTSTATRNVDFINSLISV; encoded by the coding sequence aTGCAATGCGGGTTACTAAACAGAAAATCTCACTTGGGTCTGGAGCAGATCTCAGCAGTGGCTGCATCGGGCAGAACATTGCTTGGCTTCAAAAAGTGCTACAAGTTCATTGTGGATGACACTACTGGAGAAACAGCTGTAATTTGTTCTGCATTCAGACTTCTGGAGAATTTACAGCTAGATTGTCCAGTTGGACAGTTGTTGAATGAAGCTGTACAGGCACAACACAAGCAATACCAATCAGGTACAACAACCCTCCTTTTCCTTGCTGGATCTTGGAGTAAAGCTGTTCAAAATTGTATAAAGCAAGATATTCCCATTCCAGACATCATAACTGTGATACATGAAGCACTAGAAAATTGCTTTGAGGTACTAAAGTCATATCAGATATCCATTGATAGCATTTTAAAGAGCCTGTGTTGTAAACAGAATTCAATAACAAGTAAATcatgtaccatgagtttctctACTATACATTTGGATGAAACAGTAAAGGGAGCAACTCAGTCATCAATTCAAGGCAGTTCCATAAAAAACAACGAAAATGCCTCCTCTATGAGATGTTTTTCAAGTCATATAATTGCTGGTGTCTCTTTGGACCAAGGAAGAGAAAACTCGATGCATAAACAATCAAAATTTAAACTAAAGATGAGCCGGCACTTTGCGGCCACTGCAAGCAAGCCACAAGAAGACATGTTACTGGATTTATCAAGTTTTCAAAAGGACCCCTTTTTGTCTACAACTGAATATGCCAATTTTATGACATTGGCTTTATCCTTGAGCCATGGTAATGAGCAGATGATGCTGTTGGCAGTTGAAGCATATAGAATTCAGACTCAATATTTTGGAGTAGAAGCTGCTTCTTGCAGAATTCTTCCCGAATTGGATGTTGGGATGCTGGTTACATATTTCTTTCCTGGACTGCCTGAGTACTGTTCTGGTGTTAGTCCAGGTTTTGTTGCATTCATCTCAGAAGAGCAATCCATGATTGTCAAATTGCTGGAAAATTTGCCCCTGCATACTATATTTATAAATGGAGATTTGACTGCTAAGTACCATCATCCAGGTTACAGTCGTGCCTCAAATATTACTGTGGTTACAGAGACAATAAAGGATGTTTCTCAAAGTTTAGAAGAAGAATGGTTAGATACAGCAATAGATAGACTTCGTGCATTTCACATTAATTTAATTCTTGTAAAAGGAATAGCATCTCCATATTTAATGGACAAGTGTATGCAAGAAAAAATGTTGATAATTCAAGAAGTGAAAGACTCTGTGATTCAGAACTTTGCAAAGGTGATGGGAGCAATCACTGTAAGTTACATtacacaaataaatgaaaattgtGTGGGAACGGGAGCACATTTATGTTTTTGGAAAACAAAAAATACACCAAACTTGGAAGATAGAGTTGCTGTGCAGATAAATACAGTTAAAACTGCTGTACTTACAATAATGCTTTGTAGCCCTTTAAGTTGCAAACTGCAGACAATGGAAGACCAGTTCTGGACTTGTGTATGCCGTTTAAACCATGCTCTTCGTGAGAGACGAATCTTCCCTGGCGCAGGAGCCACTGAACTTTTATGCCTCCGTCATCTAAACCAGCTAATATCAGAAGCAAAGAATTTTGTTGACGCACATCATTCTTCATGGTTTGCAGATACAACCACATTGTATAGATCACAAATCTTACAGTCCTTGGCTGATGGCTTAACTGAGTATCTTGTGGCTGCCATGTTTAATACAGGCATGTATGTAACACCACTGGATGCTTTGTCAGAAGTACAGAAGTGCCTTCACACTGATGTTGCATTATTTCCTATTATCTCAGAAATGTCAAGAAACAGTGTAAATCTTGCTAAAACAAACATGTCTGATTATATTGGTCTAAATGAAGACTTTCTTAATTACAAGGTCCATGATAATGTCACCATCAAGCTTGAAGCCTGGCGAAGGGCTTTGAATTTAGTGTTACTGGTGTTGCAGGCAGATGCTGAAATCATCACATGCAGCCAAGCCAAAACTTCTACAGCTACCAGAAACGTTGATTTCATTAACTCGTTGATATCAGTTTGA